The following coding sequences lie in one Polluticoccus soli genomic window:
- a CDS encoding DUF6122 family protein: MVHIALHFIVPLVYSLLFFRDRLLRTWLILSATMLVDLDHLLADPIYDPNRCSIGFHPLHSYVAIVIYVLLLLPRKTRLVATGLIIHMALDYLDCFI; encoded by the coding sequence ATGGTCCACATTGCGCTGCATTTTATAGTACCTCTTGTATACAGTTTACTCTTCTTTAGAGACAGACTGCTACGCACCTGGCTGATATTGTCAGCCACCATGCTTGTCGACTTAGACCATTTGCTGGCTGATCCGATATATGACCCAAACCGCTGTAGTATAGGGTTTCACCCACTGCATTCCTATGTAGCCATTGTCATTTATGTGCTGCTGCTGCTGCCTCGTAAAACAAGGCTGGTGGCAACAGGCCTGATCATACATATGGCGCTAGACTATTTAGATTGTTTTATATAG
- a CDS encoding Pycsar system effector family protein, producing the protein MQRYDAYYSSIGLRGNVYLTVNIGILAGLVTGYFSSDKAVRTEAEMSILVIFVLLCNLSAILNTLVALKPFVNDKSIKSGYSSVFWGALGGKHSNKKYEELWQEMDDDKWHEDLKTQATLLTYGLERKFKALTRATQLIGIQVICVIIFALNILIRMSGILK; encoded by the coding sequence ATGCAGCGTTACGATGCTTATTACTCATCAATAGGCTTGCGGGGAAATGTTTATCTCACCGTAAACATCGGTATTTTGGCCGGTCTGGTGACCGGATACTTTTCGTCAGACAAAGCGGTGCGGACCGAAGCGGAAATGTCGATACTGGTGATCTTCGTTTTACTCTGTAACCTTTCGGCCATATTGAACACCTTGGTTGCGTTAAAACCATTTGTAAACGATAAATCGATCAAGTCCGGCTATTCCTCGGTTTTTTGGGGAGCACTCGGCGGCAAGCACAGCAATAAAAAATATGAAGAGCTCTGGCAAGAGATGGACGACGATAAATGGCATGAAGACCTGAAAACCCAGGCGACATTGTTGACTTACGGCCTGGAACGAAAATTCAAGGCGCTCACGAGAGCCACCCAGCTCATCGGCATACAGGTGATCTGCGTGATCATTTTTGCTCTCAATATTTTGATCCGGATGTCTGGAATTCTAAAATGA
- a CDS encoding ArnT family glycosyltransferase → MRHNTTIWVGIFLYIVYHFLSLSYSPLPWFDEVSFASMTQSYLVDGTFMETVRRYSVPHPRPEYGPIYFVLQSYIIKLFGLSLYVFRMNSLLFGFLNVFLVYKICQKFELGKSAAVMTIILLLLNPALNQVCPPAEWICSPFSFFCHR, encoded by the coding sequence ATGCGGCACAACACAACCATATGGGTAGGTATATTTTTATATATAGTCTACCATTTCCTGTCTTTGTCCTATTCGCCCTTACCATGGTTCGATGAGGTTTCTTTTGCCAGCATGACCCAATCTTATCTTGTTGATGGAACCTTTATGGAAACCGTTAGAAGGTATAGTGTTCCACATCCCCGGCCGGAATACGGACCCATCTATTTTGTCTTACAGTCTTATATCATAAAGCTATTTGGTTTGAGCCTATACGTTTTCCGGATGAATAGCCTGCTTTTCGGTTTTCTTAATGTATTCCTGGTGTATAAGATCTGCCAAAAGTTTGAGCTTGGTAAAAGTGCGGCGGTGATGACCATCATCTTGCTCTTACTCAATCCCGCGCTGAATCAAGTATGCCCTCCGGCAGAATGGATATGCTCGCCATTTTCTTTCTTCTGTCATCGTTGA
- a CDS encoding helix-turn-helix domain-containing protein: protein MKMTIALPQALLDKSELSDKTSKNVTVVTFVTASTLLVCCLMLNIGINNAFLHYKWDLILLRNLCVLLYMSCAYLYIKSVVLRRSLKTEDLGHVFPSLLYLINFIPLFFPQYENGGTAGRLSSNASLLPNTAFVGFYYHAIGVYLLLQVNTMIVWARKQQYFTKQISHPLVKWFLLCIGIEMYFLFFSLFDLYKAQKFEEYVVLFAIVASSIFIVAGFVISQMRSGAMLQAASSEDFKTDVEFKPADENIDIQVEDVKNANMDLPVNPNLSSNHHDYNFSQIEQKVNTILVEKQLFLNHSYTIRMLSDDTGVQSYILSAFINRRYGMNYNDFINEYRIKFCIEKIKNEEWRYKTLEALSKESGFNNRNSFTLAFKKVMGVTPSDFLKQIKVD, encoded by the coding sequence ATGAAGATGACTATCGCACTACCCCAGGCACTATTGGATAAATCTGAATTATCCGATAAAACGTCAAAAAACGTCACCGTTGTAACCTTCGTTACCGCCTCTACCCTCTTGGTTTGTTGTCTGATGCTGAACATCGGCATCAATAATGCCTTTCTTCATTACAAATGGGACCTGATATTGTTGAGGAATCTTTGTGTGCTGTTGTACATGTCTTGCGCCTACTTGTATATTAAGTCTGTAGTTCTTCGCCGCTCACTCAAAACCGAAGATCTGGGTCATGTTTTTCCTTCATTATTGTATTTAATCAACTTTATTCCGCTGTTCTTTCCCCAGTATGAAAATGGTGGTACAGCCGGCAGGCTTTCATCAAACGCATCATTGCTTCCTAACACGGCGTTTGTAGGTTTTTATTACCATGCTATTGGCGTGTATCTGCTGCTGCAGGTGAATACCATGATCGTCTGGGCTCGTAAGCAGCAATATTTTACAAAACAGATCAGCCATCCTTTGGTTAAATGGTTCCTGCTGTGCATAGGTATAGAAATGTACTTTCTGTTCTTTTCGTTATTTGATCTGTATAAGGCACAAAAATTTGAAGAGTATGTAGTTTTATTTGCCATCGTTGCCAGCAGCATATTCATTGTTGCAGGGTTTGTTATCTCACAGATGAGGAGCGGTGCAATGCTGCAAGCCGCATCTTCAGAAGATTTCAAGACAGACGTGGAGTTTAAACCTGCAGACGAAAATATTGACATACAAGTAGAAGATGTTAAAAATGCTAACATGGACCTACCTGTAAACCCTAATCTTTCGTCCAACCATCATGATTACAACTTCTCGCAGATCGAACAAAAAGTCAACACTATCCTGGTAGAAAAACAATTGTTCCTGAATCATAGCTATACTATCAGGATGCTGTCAGACGATACTGGTGTACAGTCGTATATCCTGTCTGCATTCATCAACCGCAGGTATGGCATGAACTATAACGATTTCATCAACGAATACAGGATCAAATTCTGTATTGAAAAAATAAAGAATGAGGAATGGAGGTATAAAACGCTGGAAGCACTCTCGAAAGAGTCCGGCTTCAATAACAGGAATTCTTTTACGCTGGCGTTTAAGAAAGTAATGGGCGTTACTCCTTCTGATTTTTTGAAACAGATAAAAGTAGATTGA